The window GCAGTCTCCAGCGGCCCACGGCGCCAGGGCATGAGCGAGGCGAGCACAGGCGCGACCCATGCGCCGTCGCGAACGCTGCGGGCGCTGGCCCGGGGTGCGCGGGCGTACTCCAGGGTGTTCGCCGCGAGTGCCGCGGCGCCGTACCTCTCCAGGTCGAAACCCGTGCGCCGCAACGGATTCGACCTGGACCTGGTCGTCTCCTCGATCGCCGCCGAGGCCGAGGACGTCGTCAGCTTTACGCTGCGCCGCCCGGATGGCGGCGCCCTCCCGGCCTGGATTCCCGGCGCCCATCTCGACGTCTTCCTGCCCTCGGGGATTCAGCGGCAGTACTCCCTGTGCGGCGACCCCGCGGACCGCGGCTGCTATCGCATCGCGGTGCGCCGCATCGACGGTGGCGGCGGCGGGTCGGTGGCGATGCACAGCGAGGTCGGCGAGGGCGACGTCCTCACCGTCCGCGGTCCCCGCAACGCCTTCACCTTCATCGACGTGGAGTCCTACCTGTTCATCGCGGGCGGAATCGGGATCACGCCGATCCTGCCGATGGTGCGCGAGGCCGCCCGCCGAGGCGCGGACTGGACCCTGGTCTACGTCGGCCGCTCCCTGGCCACGATGCCCT is drawn from Actinokineospora alba and contains these coding sequences:
- a CDS encoding PDR/VanB family oxidoreductase produces the protein MSEASTGATHAPSRTLRALARGARAYSRVFAASAAAPYLSRSKPVRRNGFDLDLVVSSIAAEAEDVVSFTLRRPDGGALPAWIPGAHLDVFLPSGIQRQYSLCGDPADRGCYRIAVRRIDGGGGGSVAMHSEVGEGDVLTVRGPRNAFTFIDVESYLFIAGGIGITPILPMVREAARRGADWTLVYVGRSLATMPFVAELEAIGGGRLELRPDDECGVPDAADLVRPAKPGAAVYVCGPPPLIEAARAVQPSLNPTGSLHSERFSAPPVVGGRPFDVHLARSGVTLAVGADESALAAIRRAVPAVRYSCQQGFCGSCKHRVLDGGVEHRDTKLRPAERETDMLICVSRAAGDRLTLDL